The Micromonospora sp. NBC_00421 DNA window CACCGCCGACCGGACCGGGGTGGAGATGGAGGCGCTGACCGCGGTGGCCGTCGCCGGGCTGGCCCTGGTCGACATGGTGAAGGCGGTCGACCCGGCCGCCGCCGTGGACGCGGTCCGGGTGCTGCGTAAGTCCGGTGGCAAGACCGGTGAGTGGGTCCGCCCGCAGGACCGGCCGTGATCCGGGCCCGGGTGGTCGTGGCCTCCAACCGGGCCGCCGCCGGGGTGTACGCCGACACCAGCGGCCCGCTGCTCGTCGCCGGCCTGCGCGAGCTGGGCTGTCAGGTAGACGAACCGGTGGTGGTGCCCGACGGCGAGCCGGTCGCCGAGGCGCTGCGCGCCGCCCACGCCGACCGGGTCGACGTGGTGCTGACCAGCGGCGGCACCGGCATCACCCCCACCGACCGGACGCCGGAGGTGACCCGGGCGCTGCTCGACCACGAGATTCCCGGCATCGCCGAGGCGATCCGCGCCTACAGCCGGGACCGGGTGCCCACGTCGGCGCTGTCCCGGGGGCTGGCCGGCGTGCTGGGCCGGATGCTGGTGGTCAACCTGCCCGGCTCGCGGGGCGGCGCGAAGGACGGGCTGGCCGTGCTCGGGCCGATCCTCGTCCACGCCGTCGACCAGTTGCGCGGCGGCGACCACTGACCGCGTGGCCATCGCGGCGGCGATAGGCTCGCAGCGGTGGACGCGTACCCCCGCGTCCCGTCCGAACGGAGGCCGACCGGTGAGCACGGAAACCGCCGCCGCGGCGCAGGTCGCCACGCCACCGCCGGCCGGCTGGGAAGAGGCCCGCTCCCGGGTGTACGCGGTCGGCCTGGCCGCCGCCCTGCCCACTGTCAACCGGGCACTGGCCGACGCCGACGGGCACACCCTGGCCGAGCCGTTGACCACCCGGACCGACCTGCCCGCCTTCCCCACCTCCAGCGTCGACGGTTGGGCGGTGCGTGGGGCCGGCCCGTGGGACGTCGTGGGGCGGGTGCTGGCGGGGCACGTCCCGGGCGCGTTGACCGCCGACGGCACCACCGTCGAGATCGCCACCGGGGCCATGGTGCCTGCCGGGGCGACCGCCATCCTGCGGATCGAGGATTCGAGCCGTACCCCGGACGGACGGGTGACGGGTACCCCCCGCCCCCACCCGGAGTGGCGCGAGCCGGGTGAGGAGGCGGTGGCCGGTGAGGAGCTGCTGCCGGCCGGCACCCCTGTCGATCCGGCGTTGCTCGGGCTGGCCGCCTCCTGCGGGCAAGACCACCTGCGGGTACGCCGCCAGCCCCGGGCCGCGCTCCTGGTCTTCGGCGACGAGTTGCTCACCGCCGGCCCGCCCGGGTCGGGCCGGGTCCGCGACGCGCTCGGTCCCGCCGTGCCGTCCTGGCTGCGCCGTTACGGCTGCCAGGTGCGCCCCTCCGACGTGGTCGGCCCGGTGGCGGACACCCTGCCCGCCCACGTGGCCGCTCTGCGCGGGGCGCTGGCCGGGGCCGACCTGGTCTGCACCACGGGCGGCACCATGCACGGCCCGGTCGACCACCTGCACCCCGCGTTGGAGGCGCTCGGCGCCGACCACGTGGTCAACACGGTCGCCGTCCGACCCGGCTTTCCGATGCTGCTGGCCCGGCTGGTCGACGCCGACGGGCGGGTGCGTTTCGTCGCCGGGCTGCCCGGCAACCCGCAGTCCGCGATCGTCGCGCTGGTGTCGCTCGTCGCGCCGCTGCTCGCCGGCCTGCAGGGCCGGGCGCTGCCGGCGCTGCCGCAGGCCACCCTCGCCGAGCCGGTACCCGGCCGGGGCGACCACACCCATCTGGCCCTGGTCCGGCTGGACCGGGCCGCCGGGACCGCCCACCCGGTCCGGCACGTCGGGTCGGCGATGCTGCGCGGGCTGGCTGGCGCGGACGGGTTCGCGGTGATCCGGCCCGGCACCTCCGGCGAGGTCGGAGCCCGGGTGCCGGTGGTGCCGCTGCCGTTGCTGCCCGGGGAACGTACGTGGTGACGGCCGGCCCGACGACGGCGTTGCTCACCGTCACCGACCAGCCGCTGGACCTGGCCGCGCACGAGGCGGCGGTCGCCGACCGGCGGGCCGGTGCGGTGGTCTCCTTCCAGGGCGTGGTGCGCGACCACGATCACGGCAGACCGGTCGTCCTGCTGGAGTACGAGGGGCACCCGAGCGCCGTCGAGACGCTGCGCGCGGTGGCCGCAGAGATCGCCGCCGACCCGGACGTCTACGCGGTGGCCGTGTCGCACCGGGTCGGCCGGCTCGACATCGGTGACGTGGCGCTGGTGGCGGCGGTCAGCACGGCGCACCGGGCGGCGGCGTTCGCGGCCTGCGCCCGGCTGGTCGACGAGGTGAAGGCCCGACTGCCGATCTGGAAGCGGCAGGTCTTCGCCGACGGCACCGAGGAGTGGGTCAACTGCCCCTGACCGAGGCGGTGGCGCGGGTCAGCCGGTCGGAATAGAAGGCGGGCTCGGCACCGGGCCGCCACGGCAGGGCGGCGACCAGCACGATCAGCGCCAGCGCGAGCGAGTTCTCCATCAGGGCGCCGAAGAGGCCGTCCTGGTAGTGGGACACCTCGGGGAGCTTGTGCTCGTACGGCCAGATCGGCGAGATGAGGAAGAGCAGGTACAACCCGAGCGCCGCGACCCCGTGCCGGAACCCGGTCAGCGTCGGGTACCAGATCGGCGGGCGCAGCCCACTCACCCCGGGCGGCCCGCCGAACGTCTGCTGGCCGGTACGCACCGACAGCCCCCGGCTCGCCTCGCGGCGGCGTACGGCGGCGTCGGCGAGCACGATGATCGCCGGGATGACCCAGACCAGGTGGTGCGACCAGGAGATCGGGCTGATCACGTTGGCGGTCAGCCCGACCAGGGTGAACGCGGTCAACTCGTCGCCGTCGGCGCGGGCGTTGGCGGCCCGGGACAGCCCGAGGGCCAGGATCAGCACCGAGAACGCCAGCCAGAGCAGGCCGGGCGTCTCGATCGAGTCGTAGAGCCGGGCCAGCAGGCCGGCCAAAGACTGGTTGGGCGTCATGTCGGCGGCCCCGACCCGCTCGGTCTGCCACAGCACCCCGCCGAAGTAGGCCCGCGACTCGGTGCCGACCAGGGCGAAGCTGCCCAGGGTGACGCCGATGGTGGTGCCGACGGCGGTGGCGGCGACCCGCCACTGCCGGGTGATCAGCAGGTAGGCGATGAACAGCGCCGGGGTGAGCTTGACGGCGGTGGCCAGGCCGATGCCCACGCCCGCCCAGGACCCGCTGTAGAGCAGTCGCAGGAACGGGCCGTCGCTGGCTCGCCCGTGGGTGCCCCGCCGGGAGCGCCAGCGCAGACCCACCAGGTCGGCCATGATCAATGCGAACAGGAGCAGGTTGACCTGCCCGTACCCCAGGGTTTCCCGGACCGGCTCGATGGCCGCGGCCATCGGCGTGGCGATGGCGACCGTGTACCACAGGGGCCAGCGGAGCCGGTCGACGATCGGTCGTAGCAACGCGGCCAGGATCACGGCCAGGGCGGCGATGCTGCCGGCCGCGTTGATCCACCCGGCCGCCTCGATCGGCAGGCGGGCCATCGGCAGCATGGCCAGCGCGGCGAAGGGCGGGTAGGTGAAGCCCAGCGTGGTGGTGGGCGCGATGAACTCGTACAACTCGTGCCCGCTCGCCCACCACACCACCGCGCCGTGGTAGATCTTCATGTCGAAGAAGTTGTACGGCCGCCCGAAAGCACCGATGGCGAGCCATGCGGCATAGGCGACGGCGGCCACGATGCCGGTCCGTACGACTGTCCTACGATCGATCCCACGCGTTGCGCGACGGACTGGGGCGAGGCGGTCCGCACGTCTACCGACGGTCGTCGGCATGGCGTGGCCACCCCCATACCAAGGTCGTCCTACCCGTCCAGGTCCGGTAGGGAGCCTAGAACGGCGCCTCACGTTGCTGCCTCCCGCGTTATCCGACCGTGTCCGATCCCACACCAGTTTTTGACATTTCCACCGCGTTAACGGGTGTCGGGTGGTTCAGGTAATTCGCGGCCTTACGGGGGGTGGTGGCCGAATCGATGCAGGTCAGCCAGGAAGTCGGCGGGCTGCGGCGGCGGACCGGACGGCGATCCGGGCCTCCCGCCGGGCGGTACGCACCGCACGACCGACCGAGCGTCGTGAGTGGCCGATCCGGTGACCGGTCCGCCACCGCAGGCCCGGCTTCCCCTCGGTGTCGGCGGCGGCGAGCAACAGGCCACCGAAGAGCCCGAGGTTCTTCAGGAAGTGGACCTGGTTGTTGTTCCGCGTCGCCGGGTCGTCGTCGTCCCAGAACGAGTGGCCGGCGGCGGTGGTGGGCACCAGCGTGCCGGCGAGGACCAACGCGGCCGGCCGGGTGAACTTTCCGGTGGCCAGCATCAGGCCGGCGGCGAGCTGCACGGCGGCGTTGGCCCGGATCAGCGTCTCGGTGTCGGTCGGAAGCTGCGGCGCGGCCCGCTGGATCAGCGGGGCGACCCGGTCGGTGACCGGCTTGGCCGCCGGCACGAGCCGCTCGGGGTGTTGGAAGTTGCGGGCGCCGCTGACCACGAAGATGCCGCTCAACATGACACGGGCGAGGGAGCGCACGGGTTTCATGGATCAGTCATACCCCGTTTGATGCGCCACTATCCGGGCAACGGCCGATCCGGCCCGGCCCGCGTGTCGATGTCCGGCCGGTCGGCGTGTCGATGGTCCTACCGGCCCGCGTCGCCGGGTCCGGTCCGTGTCGTCCGGCCCCGAGCCGGCCGCCCCTCCGGCGCGGAGCGGCGGACGTGGGCGTCGCGCCACGCCACGCCGAACGGAGCGACAGTCGCGGATGGACCGGTCACGACCGGTAACGTCGCGCGGATGACGACCCTGCGGTTGCGTCCCGAGGGCCCGGCCGACGCCGGTCAGGTGCGTCGGGTGCTGGCTGCCGCCTTCGCCCGTCCCGACCGCACCACCCCCGGTGAGGTCGCACTCGTGGACGAGCTGCGCGGCGGCCCTGCCTGGCTGCCGGAGCTGGCGATGGTCGCCGAGTACGGCGGCGAGGTGGTCGGCTACGCGCTGCTCACCCGGGTCCGGGTCGAGGCCGACCGGGCCCGCGTTCCGGCGTTGGTGCTCGGCCCGGTGGCGGTGGCCCCGCACCGGCAGCGGGTCGGACACGGCACGGCGGTGGTGCAGGCCGCCCTGGAAGCTGCCACCGAGCTGGGCGAACGGCTGGTGGTGGTGCTCGGCGACCCGGCGTACTACAGGCGTTTCGGCTTTGCCCGGGCGGACCGGATGGGGTTGGTCAGCCCCTGGTCCGGGTTGGGGGAGCCGTGGCAGGCGCTGGTCCTGCCGCCGGAGACCAGCGACGCGCCACCGCCCCCGCGCGGCGAGGTGGTCTTCCCTCCACCCTGGTCCCGGGTCTGACCCGACCTGACCGGTGGTTCGGACCGGCGGTCGACCGGCGTCAGCCCACCCGACCGGCGTCAGCCCACCCTGGGCGGTCAGGCTGGCTGGGTGCGCAGATAGCGGCCGAAGTGCGGGACGGTGAAGGCGACCGTGCCGCGTTCCCCGGAGTAGATCAGCCCCTTCTTGATCAGCGCGTCCCGGGCCGGGGAGAGGCTCGCCGGCTTGCGCCCCAGCGCGCGGGCGATCTCAGCGGTCGGCACCGCGGCGTCCATGTCGTCCCGACCACCGCCGTCGGCCTCCCCCGCCACCTGGGAGAGGGTCGCCATCGCCCGCATGTACTCGCGTTCGGCCGGAGTGGCCCGTTCGAACCGGGAACCGAAGAAGCCGACCGCCAGTTCCGCCTCCGCCTCGGGCGCGGCGACCCGGACGTCCGCGTCGGTGACAGGTGACCGGGGAGCATGGTCCCAGGTCGCCTTCCCGTACGCCTGGACGAAGTACGGATAGCCGCCGGAGGCCTCGTAGAGCAGGTCGAGGGCCTTCTGCTCGTACTCGACCTGCTCCCGCTCGGCCGGCGCGCACAGTGCCCGGTCGGCGGCGATCCGGTCCAGCCGGTCGATCCGCAGATAACGGAACAGCCGCTCGGAGTACGACTTGGCGGC harbors:
- a CDS encoding MogA/MoaB family molybdenum cofactor biosynthesis protein, with product MIRARVVVASNRAAAGVYADTSGPLLVAGLRELGCQVDEPVVVPDGEPVAEALRAAHADRVDVVLTSGGTGITPTDRTPEVTRALLDHEIPGIAEAIRAYSRDRVPTSALSRGLAGVLGRMLVVNLPGSRGGAKDGLAVLGPILVHAVDQLRGGDH
- a CDS encoding molybdopterin molybdotransferase MoeA, whose product is MSTETAAAAQVATPPPAGWEEARSRVYAVGLAAALPTVNRALADADGHTLAEPLTTRTDLPAFPTSSVDGWAVRGAGPWDVVGRVLAGHVPGALTADGTTVEIATGAMVPAGATAILRIEDSSRTPDGRVTGTPRPHPEWREPGEEAVAGEELLPAGTPVDPALLGLAASCGQDHLRVRRQPRAALLVFGDELLTAGPPGSGRVRDALGPAVPSWLRRYGCQVRPSDVVGPVADTLPAHVAALRGALAGADLVCTTGGTMHGPVDHLHPALEALGADHVVNTVAVRPGFPMLLARLVDADGRVRFVAGLPGNPQSAIVALVSLVAPLLAGLQGRALPALPQATLAEPVPGRGDHTHLALVRLDRAAGTAHPVRHVGSAMLRGLAGADGFAVIRPGTSGEVGARVPVVPLPLLPGERTW
- a CDS encoding molybdenum cofactor biosynthesis protein MoaE gives rise to the protein MTAGPTTALLTVTDQPLDLAAHEAAVADRRAGAVVSFQGVVRDHDHGRPVVLLEYEGHPSAVETLRAVAAEIAADPDVYAVAVSHRVGRLDIGDVALVAAVSTAHRAAAFAACARLVDEVKARLPIWKRQVFADGTEEWVNCP
- a CDS encoding glycosyltransferase 87 family protein, which codes for MPTTVGRRADRLAPVRRATRGIDRRTVVRTGIVAAVAYAAWLAIGAFGRPYNFFDMKIYHGAVVWWASGHELYEFIAPTTTLGFTYPPFAALAMLPMARLPIEAAGWINAAGSIAALAVILAALLRPIVDRLRWPLWYTVAIATPMAAAIEPVRETLGYGQVNLLLFALIMADLVGLRWRSRRGTHGRASDGPFLRLLYSGSWAGVGIGLATAVKLTPALFIAYLLITRQWRVAATAVGTTIGVTLGSFALVGTESRAYFGGVLWQTERVGAADMTPNQSLAGLLARLYDSIETPGLLWLAFSVLILALGLSRAANARADGDELTAFTLVGLTANVISPISWSHHLVWVIPAIIVLADAAVRRREASRGLSVRTGQQTFGGPPGVSGLRPPIWYPTLTGFRHGVAALGLYLLFLISPIWPYEHKLPEVSHYQDGLFGALMENSLALALIVLVAALPWRPGAEPAFYSDRLTRATASVRGS
- a CDS encoding DoxX family protein; the encoded protein is MKPVRSLARVMLSGIFVVSGARNFQHPERLVPAAKPVTDRVAPLIQRAAPQLPTDTETLIRANAAVQLAAGLMLATGKFTRPAALVLAGTLVPTTAAGHSFWDDDDPATRNNNQVHFLKNLGLFGGLLLAAADTEGKPGLRWRTGHRIGHSRRSVGRAVRTARREARIAVRSAAAARRLPG
- a CDS encoding GNAT family N-acetyltransferase gives rise to the protein MTTLRLRPEGPADAGQVRRVLAAAFARPDRTTPGEVALVDELRGGPAWLPELAMVAEYGGEVVGYALLTRVRVEADRARVPALVLGPVAVAPHRQRVGHGTAVVQAALEAATELGERLVVVLGDPAYYRRFGFARADRMGLVSPWSGLGEPWQALVLPPETSDAPPPPRGEVVFPPPWSRV